A genomic segment from Antedon mediterranea chromosome 6, ecAntMedi1.1, whole genome shotgun sequence encodes:
- the LOC140050973 gene encoding polycystin-2-like protein 1 isoform X3, which yields MSAKSRRPKSPRVSPSPSGTSRPGTGMSTKDRDADMDKIEEEGFDRRPQSSASRSAWDNDGFDMGTEERELNSSFGRREGENDDSDDADDNPMAMESEVYVGGQMRVVDPAAAKEKELQQKAGCWTKFKRFLRSFWRTRQTDDTKADKELHVRTTLRELAIYMVFLVVICIVTFGMTSSTMYYYTKVMSELFLDSQYPDTKNTFRGSTTMADFWRFSQNVLMDGLYWEKWYNDENVTRDEWGYIFYENKMLGIPRIRQLKVRNDSCIVHDHFSDIIKTCYAPYSEASEDQQTFGKANGTAWVYSTESDLDGSSHWGKLASYSGGGFYQDLTDNRGDSILMINELMENLWLDRGTRVVMIDFTVYNANINLFCIVRMVMEFPATGGAIPSWNFRTVKLLRYITAFDFFVRACECIFVIFVMYYIVEEVIEIRKHRMAYFKTIWNCLDVIIIIISVLCMVFSVYRTMAVNRMIETLLSQPEQYADFEFLGYCQGVFNNVIAIAVFLAWVKVFKYISFNKTMTQLSSTLSKCAKDVGGFTVMFLIIFLAYAQLGYLVFGTQIKDFHTIGDCVFTLFRIILGDFDFHELEAANRILGPLFFMSYVFVVFFVLLNMFLAIINDTYSEVKADIANQKSEFEITDYFKKGYEKMVGKLNFKRDKIADIQEALAHADHNADQHLDFDEWRMELKARGHADPEIEAVFAKYDVDGDRILDAEEQMKMASDLETQKTDLNNQLAELEENGGGGQRPGTSESNGSYDDDDEDGGGGRGRGGVSGVSYEEFVVLSRRVDRMEHSIGSIVSKIDAVLVKLEAMERAKLKRRETMGKLLDNIKEDEEGDGNRREQMERLVREELERWDSDASLSNRGAGSTSSGRHSAARSLAAVSRPGSSISQRPSSAIQDPNASNV from the exons ATGAGTGCTAAATCAAGGCGACCGAAGAGTCCCAGAGTTAGCCCTTCGCCAAGTGGTACGAGTAGGCCTGGTACTGGTATGTCAACGAAGGACCGCGACGCCGATATGGACAAGATTGAGGAGGAAGGATTTGACAGGCGACCACAAAGCTCTGCTTCACGATCGGCCTGGGATAATGATGGTTTCGACATGGGGACCGAAGAAAGAGAGTTGAACAGCAGTTTTGGACGAAGAGAAGGAGAAAacgatgatagtgatgatgctGATGACAACCCAATGGCTATGGAAAGTGAAGTTTATGTTGGAGGACAGATGAGAGTTGTCGATCCAGCTGCTGCCAAAGAGAAGGAACTTCAACAAAAGGCAGGGTGCTGGACAAAATTCAAAAGATTCCTTAGAT CTTTTTGGAGAACCAGACAGACAGATGACACAAAGGCCGATAAAGAACTGCATGTGCGGACCACCCTGCGAGAATTAGCCATTTACATGGTCTTCTTGGTTGTCATTTGCATTG TCACGTTTGGAATGACCAGCTCTACTATGTACTACTACACTAAAGTCATGTCAGAGCTATTCTTAGACTCCCAGTATCCAGACACCAAGAATACATTCCGTGGATCTACAACCATGGCTGATTTCTGGAGG TTCTCGCAGAACGTGCTGATGGACGGACTGTATTGGGAAAAATGGTACAATGACGAGAATGTGACGCGAGATGAATGGggttatattttttatgaaaacaagATGTTAGGAATACCACGGATAAGACAACTGAAAGTACGAAACGACTCCTGTATTGTTCACGACCATTTTTCTGACATTATTAAGACGTGTTATGCACCATATTCTGAAGCAAGTGAAGATCAACAAACATTTGGAAAAGCAAACGGCACAGC TTGGGTATATTCAACTGAATCGGACTTAGACGGCTCTTCTCACTGGGGTAAACTAGCGTCATATAGTGGTGGCGGTTTTTACCAAGATCTCACCGATAATCGGGGTGACTCGATATTGATGATCAATGAACTTATGGAAAACCTGTGGCTGGATCGTGGAACACGTGTGGTGATGATAGATTTCACTGTATACAATGCTAATATTAATCTGTTCTGTATTGTCAG AATGGTAATGGAATTCCCTGCCACTGGTGGCGCTATTCCTTCATGGAATTTCCGAACCGTGAAACTGTTGCGTTACATCACAGCCTTTGACTTCTTTGTGAGGGCCTGTGAATGTATTTTTGTTATCTTCGTTATGTACTACATTGTGGAAGAGGTTATTGAGATTCGAAAGCATCGCATGGCATATTTTAAAACTATCTGGAACTGCTTAGAtgtcattatcattatt ATATCTGTGCTCTGTATGGTATTCAGTGTGTATCGTACAATGGCTGTGAATCGTATGATTGAGACATTGCTATCCCAACCAGAGCAGTATGCTGACTTTGAATTCTTAGGCTACTGTCAGGGAGTGTTCAACAACGTCATTGCTATTGCTGTATTTCTTGCTTGGGTCAAG GTATTCAAGTATATCAGCTTTAACAAGACAATGACCCAGTTATCATCAACATTGTCAAAATGTGCTAAAGACGTGGGAGGCTTTACTGTCATGTTCTTAATCATCTTTTTGGCATATGCTCAGTTGGGTTACTTGGTCTTTGGCACTCAGATCAAGGATTTCCACACCATCGGTGACTGTGT CTTCACTTTGTTCCGTATCATCCTTGGAGACTTTGATTTCCATGAACTTGAAGCCGCAAATCGTATTCTTGGACCTCTGTTTTTCATGTCCTATGTATTTGTTGTGTTCTTTGTCTTGCTG aaCATGTTCTTGGCCATTATCAACGACACCTATAGTGAAGTGAAGGCGGACATTGCAAACCAGAAGAGTGAATTTGAAATCACTGATTATTTCAAGAAAGGCTACGAGAAGATGGTTGGCAAGTTGAACTTTAAACGCGACAAGATAGCAGACATTCAGGAGGCTCTAGCACATGCTGACCACAATGCTGACCAGCACTTGGACTTTGACGAGTGGAGAATGGAACTCAAAGC TCGTGGACATGCTGATCCTGAAATTGAGGCTGTGTTTGCCAAGTATGACGTTGATGGCGATCGTATCCTAGATGCTGAAGAGCAGATGAAGATGGCTTCAGACCTTGAAACACAAAAG aCTGACTTGAACAACCAACTTGCAGAACTTGAAGAGAATGGAGGAGGTGGACAACGCCCTGGTACCAGTGAGAGCAACGGTagttatgatgatgatgacgaagatGGCGGTGGTGGACGTGGACGTGGTGGAGTCAGCGGTGTATCCTATGAAGAATTTGTTGT tttgAGCCGAAGAGTTGACCGTATGGAACATTCGATTGGTAGCATTGTGTCGAAGATTGATGCGGTGTTGGTTAAACTAGAGGCTATGGAACGGGCAAAACTTAAAAGACGCGAAACTATGGGCAAACTATTGGATAATATTAAAGAG GATGAGGAGGGCGATGGTAACAGACGTGAACAGATGGAGCGACTTGTACGTGAAGAGTTGGAACGCTGGGATTCGGACGCATCCTTGTCCAATAGAGGAGCAGGAAGTACCAGCAGCGGACGACACAGTGCAGCACGTTCTTTGGCGGCTGTTTCTCGCCCTGGTAGTTCCATCTCGCAGAGACCTTCATCAGCG attCAAGATCCAAACGCCAGCAACGTGTAA
- the LOC140050973 gene encoding polycystin-2-like protein 1 isoform X1 — translation MSAKSRRPKSPRVSPSPSGTSRPGTGMSTKDRDADMDKIEEEGFDRRPQSSASRSAWDNDGFDMGTEERELNSSFGRREGENDDSDDADDNPMAMESEVYVGGQMRVVDPAAAKEKELQQKAGCWTKFKRFLRSFWRTRQTDDTKADKELHVRTTLRELAIYMVFLVVICIVTFGMTSSTMYYYTKVMSELFLDSQYPDTKNTFRGSTTMADFWRFSQNVLMDGLYWEKWYNDENVTRDEWGYIFYENKMLGIPRIRQLKVRNDSCIVHDHFSDIIKTCYAPYSEASEDQQTFGKANGTAWVYSTESDLDGSSHWGKLASYSGGGFYQDLTDNRGDSILMINELMENLWLDRGTRVVMIDFTVYNANINLFCIVRMVMEFPATGGAIPSWNFRTVKLLRYITAFDFFVRACECIFVIFVMYYIVEEVIEIRKHRMAYFKTIWNCLDVIIIIISVLCMVFSVYRTMAVNRMIETLLSQPEQYADFEFLGYCQGVFNNVIAIAVFLAWVKVFKYISFNKTMTQLSSTLSKCAKDVGGFTVMFLIIFLAYAQLGYLVFGTQIKDFHTIGDCVFTLFRIILGDFDFHELEAANRILGPLFFMSYVFVVFFVLLNMFLAIINDTYSEVKADIANQKSEFEITDYFKKGYEKMVGKLNFKRDKIADIQEALAHADHNADQHLDFDEWRMELKARGHADPEIEAVFAKYDVDGDRILDAEEQMKMASDLETQKTDLNNQLAELEENGGGGQRPGTSESNGSYDDDDEDGGGGRGRGGVSGVSYEEFVVLSRRVDRMEHSIGSIVSKIDAVLVKLEAMERAKLKRRETMGKLLDNIKEDEEGDGNRREQMERLVREELERWDSDASLSNRGAGSTSSGRHSAARSLAAVSRPGSSISQRPSSANNHDDIDAKSISSRPGSVVSRQGSAVSRQFSPRADSAMSGRTTALSAVSEQSYIQDPNASNV, via the exons ATGAGTGCTAAATCAAGGCGACCGAAGAGTCCCAGAGTTAGCCCTTCGCCAAGTGGTACGAGTAGGCCTGGTACTGGTATGTCAACGAAGGACCGCGACGCCGATATGGACAAGATTGAGGAGGAAGGATTTGACAGGCGACCACAAAGCTCTGCTTCACGATCGGCCTGGGATAATGATGGTTTCGACATGGGGACCGAAGAAAGAGAGTTGAACAGCAGTTTTGGACGAAGAGAAGGAGAAAacgatgatagtgatgatgctGATGACAACCCAATGGCTATGGAAAGTGAAGTTTATGTTGGAGGACAGATGAGAGTTGTCGATCCAGCTGCTGCCAAAGAGAAGGAACTTCAACAAAAGGCAGGGTGCTGGACAAAATTCAAAAGATTCCTTAGAT CTTTTTGGAGAACCAGACAGACAGATGACACAAAGGCCGATAAAGAACTGCATGTGCGGACCACCCTGCGAGAATTAGCCATTTACATGGTCTTCTTGGTTGTCATTTGCATTG TCACGTTTGGAATGACCAGCTCTACTATGTACTACTACACTAAAGTCATGTCAGAGCTATTCTTAGACTCCCAGTATCCAGACACCAAGAATACATTCCGTGGATCTACAACCATGGCTGATTTCTGGAGG TTCTCGCAGAACGTGCTGATGGACGGACTGTATTGGGAAAAATGGTACAATGACGAGAATGTGACGCGAGATGAATGGggttatattttttatgaaaacaagATGTTAGGAATACCACGGATAAGACAACTGAAAGTACGAAACGACTCCTGTATTGTTCACGACCATTTTTCTGACATTATTAAGACGTGTTATGCACCATATTCTGAAGCAAGTGAAGATCAACAAACATTTGGAAAAGCAAACGGCACAGC TTGGGTATATTCAACTGAATCGGACTTAGACGGCTCTTCTCACTGGGGTAAACTAGCGTCATATAGTGGTGGCGGTTTTTACCAAGATCTCACCGATAATCGGGGTGACTCGATATTGATGATCAATGAACTTATGGAAAACCTGTGGCTGGATCGTGGAACACGTGTGGTGATGATAGATTTCACTGTATACAATGCTAATATTAATCTGTTCTGTATTGTCAG AATGGTAATGGAATTCCCTGCCACTGGTGGCGCTATTCCTTCATGGAATTTCCGAACCGTGAAACTGTTGCGTTACATCACAGCCTTTGACTTCTTTGTGAGGGCCTGTGAATGTATTTTTGTTATCTTCGTTATGTACTACATTGTGGAAGAGGTTATTGAGATTCGAAAGCATCGCATGGCATATTTTAAAACTATCTGGAACTGCTTAGAtgtcattatcattatt ATATCTGTGCTCTGTATGGTATTCAGTGTGTATCGTACAATGGCTGTGAATCGTATGATTGAGACATTGCTATCCCAACCAGAGCAGTATGCTGACTTTGAATTCTTAGGCTACTGTCAGGGAGTGTTCAACAACGTCATTGCTATTGCTGTATTTCTTGCTTGGGTCAAG GTATTCAAGTATATCAGCTTTAACAAGACAATGACCCAGTTATCATCAACATTGTCAAAATGTGCTAAAGACGTGGGAGGCTTTACTGTCATGTTCTTAATCATCTTTTTGGCATATGCTCAGTTGGGTTACTTGGTCTTTGGCACTCAGATCAAGGATTTCCACACCATCGGTGACTGTGT CTTCACTTTGTTCCGTATCATCCTTGGAGACTTTGATTTCCATGAACTTGAAGCCGCAAATCGTATTCTTGGACCTCTGTTTTTCATGTCCTATGTATTTGTTGTGTTCTTTGTCTTGCTG aaCATGTTCTTGGCCATTATCAACGACACCTATAGTGAAGTGAAGGCGGACATTGCAAACCAGAAGAGTGAATTTGAAATCACTGATTATTTCAAGAAAGGCTACGAGAAGATGGTTGGCAAGTTGAACTTTAAACGCGACAAGATAGCAGACATTCAGGAGGCTCTAGCACATGCTGACCACAATGCTGACCAGCACTTGGACTTTGACGAGTGGAGAATGGAACTCAAAGC TCGTGGACATGCTGATCCTGAAATTGAGGCTGTGTTTGCCAAGTATGACGTTGATGGCGATCGTATCCTAGATGCTGAAGAGCAGATGAAGATGGCTTCAGACCTTGAAACACAAAAG aCTGACTTGAACAACCAACTTGCAGAACTTGAAGAGAATGGAGGAGGTGGACAACGCCCTGGTACCAGTGAGAGCAACGGTagttatgatgatgatgacgaagatGGCGGTGGTGGACGTGGACGTGGTGGAGTCAGCGGTGTATCCTATGAAGAATTTGTTGT tttgAGCCGAAGAGTTGACCGTATGGAACATTCGATTGGTAGCATTGTGTCGAAGATTGATGCGGTGTTGGTTAAACTAGAGGCTATGGAACGGGCAAAACTTAAAAGACGCGAAACTATGGGCAAACTATTGGATAATATTAAAGAG GATGAGGAGGGCGATGGTAACAGACGTGAACAGATGGAGCGACTTGTACGTGAAGAGTTGGAACGCTGGGATTCGGACGCATCCTTGTCCAATAGAGGAGCAGGAAGTACCAGCAGCGGACGACACAGTGCAGCACGTTCTTTGGCGGCTGTTTCTCGCCCTGGTAGTTCCATCTCGCAGAGACCTTCATCAGCG AACAACCATGATGATATTGATGCGAAATCAATAAGTTCCCGTCCTGGCTCAGTAGTATCCCGTCAAGGTTCTGCCGTTTCTCGTCAATTCAGTCCGCGTGCCGATTCTGCCATGTCTGGCCGTACT ACTGCATTGTCAGCCGTCTCTGAACAGTCTTAT attCAAGATCCAAACGCCAGCAACGTGTAA
- the LOC140052448 gene encoding uncharacterized protein, producing MAEVLCNSTMIPSPDTTVAEEPDIIIIEDIEPILDVESLDSPTVTPKINKRTRPRPDYMRHVKSPFSYVEMISYVIELHSETMLTLQEIVSCLPKVFPCLRGGYVGWKNSVRHTLSVNECFKKVLRRPDRPFGKDNFWVMNEDCNHCKLSRTARDLEVRYEQYMQKIGETNQLKIKRSPITSSQYQVIYPKPMPLPNYMPVMDQAHTNSYAMDLSNLVNNRKRKSLDNEPLDLSLGLKKYKSSPPPSSFSPTPDYSRDSPVSSPDGSCSPVLRSYNPHFMPANFKMHTRKQPEYFLFRSKVHMSPHITDRTMFLKSMAELTYEFDATNGRFKKVQSNADPRRPIYMLSKIPRPLYTTER from the exons ATGGCAGAAGTATTGTGTAATTCTACTATGATTCCTTCTCCTGATACAACTGTTGCTGAAGAAcctgatattattattattgaagatATTGAGCCAATTCTAGACGTAGAGTCCTTAGACTCACCAACCGTGACACCGAAGATAAACAAGAGAACACGTCCACGACCAGACTACATGCGCCATGTTAAGTCTCCATTTTCCTACGTCGAGATGATTTCCTATGTGATTGAATTGCATTCTGAAACTATGCTGACTTTGCAGGAGATTGTGAGTTGTTTACCAAAAGTTTTTCCTTGTCTTCGTGGTGGTTACGTCGGATGGAAGAACAGTGTACGTCATACATTGAGTGTCAACGAATGCTTTAAGAAAGTTCTACGTCGTCCTGATAGACCGTTTGGAAAAGATAATTTTTGGGTTATGAACGAAGACTGTAACCATTGTAAATTATCAAGGACAGCGAGAGACTTGGAAGTACGTTATGAACAATATATGCAGAAAATTGGCGAAACAAATCAACTTAAAATTAAGCGATCGCCAATTACAAGCTCACAATATCAAGTGATTTATCCAAAACCGATGCCTCTACCAAACTACATGCCTGTGATGGATCAAGCACATACAAATTCGTATGCAATGGATCTTTCTAATTTGGTAAATAACCGTAAGCGAAAATCTTTGGACAATGAACCACTTGATTTGAGCTTAGGCCTAAAGAAATACAAGAGCTCGCCGCCGCCTTCAAGCTTCTCACCAACTCCAGATTATTCGAGAGATTCACCAGTCAGCTCACCAGATGGATCATGTTCACCTGTCTTACGCAGCTACAACCCTCATTTCATGCCTGCTAACTTCAAGATGCACACCAGAAAGCAACCAGAATATTTTCTATTCCGAAGTAAAGTACATATGTCCCCTCATATAACTGATCGTACGATGTTTCTGAAAAGTATGGCTGAACTTACTTATGAATTTGACGCAACAAATGGAAGATTTAAGAAGGTACAAAGTAACG CTGACCCAAGACGACCGATCTATATGTTAAGCAAGATACCTCGACCACTTTATACAACAGAACGATAA
- the LOC140050973 gene encoding polycystin-2-like protein 1 isoform X2, with translation MSAKSRRPKSPRVSPSPSGTSRPGTGMSTKDRDADMDKIEEEGFDRRPQSSASRSAWDNDGFDMGTEERELNSSFGRREGENDDSDDADDNPMAMESEVYVGGQMRVVDPAAAKEKELQQKAGCWTKFKRFLRSFWRTRQTDDTKADKELHVRTTLRELAIYMVFLVVICIVTFGMTSSTMYYYTKVMSELFLDSQYPDTKNTFRGSTTMADFWRFSQNVLMDGLYWEKWYNDENVTRDEWGYIFYENKMLGIPRIRQLKVRNDSCIVHDHFSDIIKTCYAPYSEASEDQQTFGKANGTAWVYSTESDLDGSSHWGKLASYSGGGFYQDLTDNRGDSILMINELMENLWLDRGTRVVMIDFTVYNANINLFCIVRMVMEFPATGGAIPSWNFRTVKLLRYITAFDFFVRACECIFVIFVMYYIVEEVIEIRKHRMAYFKTIWNCLDVIIIIISVLCMVFSVYRTMAVNRMIETLLSQPEQYADFEFLGYCQGVFNNVIAIAVFLAWVKVFKYISFNKTMTQLSSTLSKCAKDVGGFTVMFLIIFLAYAQLGYLVFGTQIKDFHTIGDCVFTLFRIILGDFDFHELEAANRILGPLFFMSYVFVVFFVLLNMFLAIINDTYSEVKADIANQKSEFEITDYFKKGYEKMVGKLNFKRDKIADIQEALAHADHNADQHLDFDEWRMELKARGHADPEIEAVFAKYDVDGDRILDAEEQMKMASDLETQKTDLNNQLAELEENGGGGQRPGTSESNGSYDDDDEDGGGGRGRGGVSGVSYEEFVVLSRRVDRMEHSIGSIVSKIDAVLVKLEAMERAKLKRRETMGKLLDNIKEDEEGDGNRREQMERLVREELERWDSDASLSNRGAGSTSSGRHSAARSLAAVSRPGSSISQRPSSANNHDDIDAKSISSRPGSVVSRQGSAVSRQFSPRADSAMSGRTIQDPNASNV, from the exons ATGAGTGCTAAATCAAGGCGACCGAAGAGTCCCAGAGTTAGCCCTTCGCCAAGTGGTACGAGTAGGCCTGGTACTGGTATGTCAACGAAGGACCGCGACGCCGATATGGACAAGATTGAGGAGGAAGGATTTGACAGGCGACCACAAAGCTCTGCTTCACGATCGGCCTGGGATAATGATGGTTTCGACATGGGGACCGAAGAAAGAGAGTTGAACAGCAGTTTTGGACGAAGAGAAGGAGAAAacgatgatagtgatgatgctGATGACAACCCAATGGCTATGGAAAGTGAAGTTTATGTTGGAGGACAGATGAGAGTTGTCGATCCAGCTGCTGCCAAAGAGAAGGAACTTCAACAAAAGGCAGGGTGCTGGACAAAATTCAAAAGATTCCTTAGAT CTTTTTGGAGAACCAGACAGACAGATGACACAAAGGCCGATAAAGAACTGCATGTGCGGACCACCCTGCGAGAATTAGCCATTTACATGGTCTTCTTGGTTGTCATTTGCATTG TCACGTTTGGAATGACCAGCTCTACTATGTACTACTACACTAAAGTCATGTCAGAGCTATTCTTAGACTCCCAGTATCCAGACACCAAGAATACATTCCGTGGATCTACAACCATGGCTGATTTCTGGAGG TTCTCGCAGAACGTGCTGATGGACGGACTGTATTGGGAAAAATGGTACAATGACGAGAATGTGACGCGAGATGAATGGggttatattttttatgaaaacaagATGTTAGGAATACCACGGATAAGACAACTGAAAGTACGAAACGACTCCTGTATTGTTCACGACCATTTTTCTGACATTATTAAGACGTGTTATGCACCATATTCTGAAGCAAGTGAAGATCAACAAACATTTGGAAAAGCAAACGGCACAGC TTGGGTATATTCAACTGAATCGGACTTAGACGGCTCTTCTCACTGGGGTAAACTAGCGTCATATAGTGGTGGCGGTTTTTACCAAGATCTCACCGATAATCGGGGTGACTCGATATTGATGATCAATGAACTTATGGAAAACCTGTGGCTGGATCGTGGAACACGTGTGGTGATGATAGATTTCACTGTATACAATGCTAATATTAATCTGTTCTGTATTGTCAG AATGGTAATGGAATTCCCTGCCACTGGTGGCGCTATTCCTTCATGGAATTTCCGAACCGTGAAACTGTTGCGTTACATCACAGCCTTTGACTTCTTTGTGAGGGCCTGTGAATGTATTTTTGTTATCTTCGTTATGTACTACATTGTGGAAGAGGTTATTGAGATTCGAAAGCATCGCATGGCATATTTTAAAACTATCTGGAACTGCTTAGAtgtcattatcattatt ATATCTGTGCTCTGTATGGTATTCAGTGTGTATCGTACAATGGCTGTGAATCGTATGATTGAGACATTGCTATCCCAACCAGAGCAGTATGCTGACTTTGAATTCTTAGGCTACTGTCAGGGAGTGTTCAACAACGTCATTGCTATTGCTGTATTTCTTGCTTGGGTCAAG GTATTCAAGTATATCAGCTTTAACAAGACAATGACCCAGTTATCATCAACATTGTCAAAATGTGCTAAAGACGTGGGAGGCTTTACTGTCATGTTCTTAATCATCTTTTTGGCATATGCTCAGTTGGGTTACTTGGTCTTTGGCACTCAGATCAAGGATTTCCACACCATCGGTGACTGTGT CTTCACTTTGTTCCGTATCATCCTTGGAGACTTTGATTTCCATGAACTTGAAGCCGCAAATCGTATTCTTGGACCTCTGTTTTTCATGTCCTATGTATTTGTTGTGTTCTTTGTCTTGCTG aaCATGTTCTTGGCCATTATCAACGACACCTATAGTGAAGTGAAGGCGGACATTGCAAACCAGAAGAGTGAATTTGAAATCACTGATTATTTCAAGAAAGGCTACGAGAAGATGGTTGGCAAGTTGAACTTTAAACGCGACAAGATAGCAGACATTCAGGAGGCTCTAGCACATGCTGACCACAATGCTGACCAGCACTTGGACTTTGACGAGTGGAGAATGGAACTCAAAGC TCGTGGACATGCTGATCCTGAAATTGAGGCTGTGTTTGCCAAGTATGACGTTGATGGCGATCGTATCCTAGATGCTGAAGAGCAGATGAAGATGGCTTCAGACCTTGAAACACAAAAG aCTGACTTGAACAACCAACTTGCAGAACTTGAAGAGAATGGAGGAGGTGGACAACGCCCTGGTACCAGTGAGAGCAACGGTagttatgatgatgatgacgaagatGGCGGTGGTGGACGTGGACGTGGTGGAGTCAGCGGTGTATCCTATGAAGAATTTGTTGT tttgAGCCGAAGAGTTGACCGTATGGAACATTCGATTGGTAGCATTGTGTCGAAGATTGATGCGGTGTTGGTTAAACTAGAGGCTATGGAACGGGCAAAACTTAAAAGACGCGAAACTATGGGCAAACTATTGGATAATATTAAAGAG GATGAGGAGGGCGATGGTAACAGACGTGAACAGATGGAGCGACTTGTACGTGAAGAGTTGGAACGCTGGGATTCGGACGCATCCTTGTCCAATAGAGGAGCAGGAAGTACCAGCAGCGGACGACACAGTGCAGCACGTTCTTTGGCGGCTGTTTCTCGCCCTGGTAGTTCCATCTCGCAGAGACCTTCATCAGCG AACAACCATGATGATATTGATGCGAAATCAATAAGTTCCCGTCCTGGCTCAGTAGTATCCCGTCAAGGTTCTGCCGTTTCTCGTCAATTCAGTCCGCGTGCCGATTCTGCCATGTCTGGCCGTACT attCAAGATCCAAACGCCAGCAACGTGTAA